In Cicer arietinum cultivar CDC Frontier isolate Library 1 chromosome 7, Cicar.CDCFrontier_v2.0, whole genome shotgun sequence, a single window of DNA contains:
- the LOC101509356 gene encoding uncharacterized protein gives MDHQKWWQVKSLFVSLMFLSSLVKGSKSYEDHESLENFLCKQVNKEIVKPRTGVFYNISLPSNYTGIKVRVVRLRAASFFVRGVSFSLFNIPPHVVPQPNRKRMTILYENLGNWSSHYYNVPNYKMLTPVFGFTAYTSSESAFLDDNEKMNFIIEGNPIKIRFSHVGLHAKNDTPICVKFSDDGSVEFKNMTKPYVCEAYSTGHYTLVVPSHKEKSENQRFNKGLVLGFVIGFVGLVVLVLVLVALVKAADRKRIRKFERNSEGGEPFDTFWIGETKLPLASMIRTQPVLENDDFAHY, from the coding sequence ATGGATCACCAAAAATGGTGGCAAGTTAAATCTTTGTTTGTCTCTTTAATGTTTCTATCATCTTTGGTTAAAGGGTCAAAATCATATGAAGACCATGAATCATTAGAAAACTTTCTTTGCAAGCAAGTGAACAAAGAGATAGTAAAGCCAAGAACAGGTGTTTTCTACAACATTTCACTTCCTTCTAACTACACAGGCATTAAAGTTAGAGTTGTTCGACTGCGAGCCGCGTCTTTCTTTGTAAGAGGAGTGAGTTTTAGTCTCTTCAATATTCCACCACATGTCGTTCCACAACCAAATAGGAAGAGAATGACTATACTATATGAAAATTTGGGGAATTGGTCTTCTCATTACTACAATGTACCTAACTACAAAATGTTGACACCAGTTTTTGGTTTTACAGCTTATACTTCCTCAGAAAGTGCATTCCTAGATGATAATGAGAAGATGAACTTTATTATTGAAGGGAATCCAATCAAAATTAGATTTTCTCATGTTGGGTTGCATGCAAAAAATGATACACCAATTTGTGTTAAGTTTAGTGATGATGGGTCAGTTGAATTCAAAAACATGACTAAGCCTTATGTTTGTGAAGCATATAGCACAGGACACTATACTCTTGTGGTTCCATCTCATAAAGAAAAGAGTGAAAACCAGAGATTTAACAAAGGGTTGGTGTTAGGATTTGTTATAGGTTTTGTTGGGTTGGTGGTGTTGGTTTTGGTGTTGGTAGCTTTAGTTAAGGCTGCTGACAGGAAGAGGATAAGAAAATTTGAGAGAAATTCAGAAGGTGGTGAGCCTTTTGATACATTTTGGATTGGTGAAACTAAATTACCATTGGCTTCAATGATTAGAACTCAACCAGTTCTTGAGAATGATGATTTTgctcattattaa
- the LOC101509678 gene encoding uncharacterized protein — protein sequence MLRLAKLNPLLSSPLSSSSSGHQLIQRCSVSRTAKGKGKAGQTLKRSKVTTKKPGSEPQPGIPTGSREKQERERIYAQCINAPTPLRHLKPKEREREAEREKLGLISKDRQREIDMTKKKNQKYKVSEKPTIIGTPGLDYVTLGLVDVEKLPKYELTAEDGRRLAKEYSRVLMRKHRARQAAETTLLRMKKEAIEALPEGLKEAASVPDFSPFPANRFMATLTPPIEGYIEKIREAANRISGKEKIR from the coding sequence ATGCTTCGCCTCGCAAAGCTTAACCCACTGTTAAGCTCACCACTCTCATCATCTTCCTCCGGTCACCAACTCATCCAACGCTGTTCCGTTAGCCGAACAGCAAAAGGAAAAGGCAAAGCGGGTCAAACCCTTAAACGTTCCAAAGTAACAACAAAAAAACCCGGATCCGAACCTCAACCCGGAATCCCAACCGGATCACGGGAGAAACAAGAACGCGAACGCATCTACGCACAATGCATCAACGCGCCAACTCCACTTCGCCACCTCAAACCGAAAGAACGCGAACGCGAAGCCGAAAGGGAAAAATTAGGGTTAATTAGCAAAGACCGACAGCGTGAAATCGACATGACGAAGAAGAAAAACCAGAAATACAAGGTTTCTGAGAAACCTACGATAATTGGAACACCGGGTTTGGATTACGTGACGTTAGGTTTGGTTGATGTGGAGAAATTGCCCAAGTATGAATTAACGGCTGAAGATGGGAGGAGATTGGCGAAGGAGTATAGTAGGGTTTTGATGAGGAAGCATAGAGCGAGACAAGCTGCGGAAACGACGCTTTTGAGGATGAAAAAGGAAGCCATTGAAGCTTTGCCTGAGGGTTTGAAAGAAGCTGCTTCGGTGCCTGATTTCTCACCTTTTCCTGCGAATCGTTTTATGGCTACTCTTACTCCTCCTATTGAGGgttatattgaaaaaattaggGAAGCTGCTAATAGGATCAGTGGAAAGGAGAAGATTAGGTAG